The Glycine max cultivar Williams 82 chromosome 12, Glycine_max_v4.0, whole genome shotgun sequence genome window below encodes:
- the LOC100791654 gene encoding pentatricopeptide repeat-containing protein At2g15630, mitochondrial yields MKFLKIFNSKPFKLRTFNSLSHSQTPPFSIPTTLTESTLLHSIESSQWHFIEQVAPHLTPSLLSSTLTTLRHNPQLVLHLLSHLQNHPHSLDLATSSLAICVLYRLPSPKPSINLIQRLILSPTCTNRTIFDELALARDRVDAKTTLIFDLLVRAYCELKKPNEALECFYLIKEKGFVPNIETCNQMLSLFLKLNRTQMAWVLYAEMFRMNIRSSLYTFNIMINVLCKEGKLKKAKEFIGHMETLGVKPNVVTYNTIIHGHCLRGKFQRARVIFQTMKDKGLEPDCYTYNSFISGLCKEGRLEEASGLICKMLEGGLVPNAVTYNALIDGYCNKGDLDKAYAYRDEMISKGIMASLVTYNLFIHALFMEGRMGDADNMIKEMREKGMMPDAVTHNILINGYCRCGDAKRAFGLLDEMVGKGIQPTLVTYTSLIYVLGKRNRMKEADALFSKIQQEGLLPDIIVFNALIDGHCANGNIDRAFQLLKEMDNMKVLPDEITYNTLMQGYCREGKVEEARQLLDEMKRRGIKPDHISYNTLISGYSKRGDMKDAFRVRDEMMTTGFDPTILTYNALIQGLCKNQEGEHAEELLKEMVSKGITPDDSTYLSIIEAMETVDDLEGNDDK; encoded by the coding sequence ATGAAATTCCTTAAAATCTTCAATTCCAAACCCTTCAAACTCCGAACTTTCAATTCCCTCTCCCATTCCCAAACACCTCCCTTCTCCATTCCCACCACACTCACCGAATCCACACTCCTCCATTCCATCGAATCTTCTCAGTGGCATTTCATCGAACAGGTTGCCCCACACCTCACTCCCTCCCTTCTCTCTTCCACTCTAACCACCCTTCGCCACAACCCCCAACTTGTCCTTCACCTCCTCTCCCATCTTCAAAACCACCCTCACTCCCTCGACCTCGCCACCTCTTCCCTCGCCATCTGCGTCCTCTATCGCCTCCCTTCTCCCAAACCCTCCATCAACCTCATACAACGTCTCATTCTCTCTCCCACTTGCACCAACAGAACCATTTTCGATGAGTTGGCCCTTGCCCGCGACCGCGTCGATGCCAAGACTACTCTCATCTTTGACCTTCTGGTCAGGGCCTACTGTGAACTCAAGAAGCCCAATGAGGCCTTGGAGTGTTTCTACTTGATTAAGGAAAAGGGTTTTGTGCCTAACATTGAGACTTGCAATCAGATGTTGAGTCTGTTCTTGAAATTGAACAGGACTCAGATGGCTTGGGTTCTGTATGCTGAGATGTTCAGGATGAACATCAGATCGAGTCTGTACACTTTTAACATAATGATTAATGTGTTGTGTAAAGAAGGGAAGTTGAAGAAGGCAAAGGAGTTTATAGGGCACATGGAGACACTTGGAGTGAAGCCTAATGTTGTCACCTATAACACCATTATACATGGACACTGCTTGAGAGGGAAGTTCCAAAGGGCTCGTGTGATCTTTCAAacaatgaaagataaaggtCTTGAGCCTGATTGCTACAcatataattcttttatttctgGGTTGTGTAAAGAAGGAAGGCTTGAGGAGGCGTCTggtttaatttgtaaaatgttAGAAGGTGGCTTGGTTCCGAATGCAGTGACGTATAATGCACTGATTGATGGGTACTGCAACAAAGGGGATCTGGATAAGGCTTATGCCTACAGGGATGAGATGATAAGTAAAGGCATAATGGCATCTCTGGTCACCTACAATTTGTTTATTCATGCACTGTTTATGGAAGGAAGGATGGGGGATGCtgataatatgataaaagaAATGCGAGAAAAAGGGATGATGCCTGATGCTGTTACTCATAACATATTGATTAATGGGTATTGCAGATGTGGGGATGCAAAGAGAGCCTTTGGGCTTCTTGATGAAATGGTGGGAAAAGGGATTCAGCCAACACTGGTCACATATACATCACTTATATATGTTCTGGGTAAAAGGAATAGAATGAAAGAGGCAGATGCATTGTTTAGTAAGATTCAACAAGAAGGTCTGTTGCCAGATATTATAGTGTTTAATGCTTTGATTGATGGTCATTGTGCTAATGGTAATATCGATCGTGCATTTCAACTCTTAAAAGAGATGGACAACATGAAGGTTCTTCCTGATGAAATCACTTATAACACCTTGATGCAAGGATACTGCAGGGAGGGGAAAGTGGAAGAAGCTCGCCAACTTCTTGATGAGATGAAGAGAAGGGGGATCAAACCTGATCATATTAGTTACAATACACTCATTAGTGGTTACAGTAAAAGAGGCGATATGAAGGATGCTTTTAGAGTTCGTGATGAAATGATGACTACAGGATTTGATCCTACGATTCTCACTTACAATGCTCTTATACAAGGCTTGTGCAAAAACCAGGAAGGTGAGCATGCTGAAGAGCTCCTCAAAGAAATGGTAAGTAAAGGCATCACTCCCGATGACAGCACCTACTTATCTATAATTGAGGCGATGGAGACAGTTGATGACTTGGAGGGAAATGATGATAAATGA
- the LOC100808451 gene encoding transmembrane protein 45B has product MGSFVGHAVQGSALALLGLWNTIHTIRSYLVKGPANFTVRFWYQFNTPQSRLKHLELVSILSFSVLAIFMQILDFPHFHYAFKLDNFEHATMFIHLALFAGFSLSTELTDSLDLFSGFVGILASSVFSQELFLLHFHSTDHVGLEGHYHWLLQLIVLVSLVAALAATIFPNNFNAALVLSISVIFQGCWFINMGFMLWIPAFVPEGCVMNLAKASGHEIIGAVTCGSKEADFRARGLANLQFSWILSSILIFAGIICLKLARKCTITTNRLEYERIQTKGAADSALANEGFKQAR; this is encoded by the coding sequence atgGGCTCATTTGTAGGACATGCAGTGCAAGGATCAGCACTAGCCCTTCTTGGATTATGGAACACCATCCACACCATCAGATCTTACCTTGTGAAGGGCCCTGCCAACTTCACTGTTAGATTCTGGTACCAGTTTAACACCCCTCAGTCTAGACTTAAACACTTGGAACTTGTTTCCATTTTATCATTTTCCGTCCTTGCAATTTTCATGCAAATTCTAGACTTCCCTCATTTCCACTATGCCTTTAAGCTTGACAACTTTGAGCATGCAACTATGTTCATACACCTTGCTTTGTTTGCTGGTTTCTCCCTCTCCACTGAGTTGACTGATTCACTTGACCTCTTCTCCGGCTTTGTTGGGATACTTGCTTCCTCGGTGTTTAGTCAAGAACTattccttctccattttcaCTCCACAGACCATGTTGGACTTGAAGGCCATTACCACTGGCTGCTGCAGCTCATAGTGCTTGTCTCACTAGTAGCAGCTTTGGCCGCAACAATTTTCCCTAACAATTTCAACGCGGCTCTTGTGCTTTCTATTTCAGTCATCTTCCAAGGATGTTGGTTTATAAACATGGGTTTTATGCTATGGATTCCAGCTTTTGTCCCTGAAGGGTGTGTAATGAATTTGGCCAAGGCAAGTGGCCATGAAATTATTGGAGCAGTTACTTGTGGCTCCAAAGAGGCTGATTTCAGGGCCAGAGGATTGGCCAATTTACAATTCAGCTGGATCCTTTCTTCAATTCTGATATTTGCAGGAATCATTTGCTTGAAACTTGCTAGGAAATGTACCATTACAACAAACCGGTTGGAATATGAGAGAATTCAAACTAAAGGTGCAGCAGACTCAGCTTTGGCCAATGAAGGTTTCAAGCAGGCCAGATAA
- the LOC100810594 gene encoding B3 domain-containing protein REM20 isoform X2 — protein MSTGAQRYPDFFKVFLPERHSERMLQGRIPEDVILRNASGRVWHVKTRYVGEKLYFDDGWRAFHQENCLGQADFLVFKLERRNEFVVLILQLSTQCQKPLVKMEEEQAATQLVEEPDSSSDDDDEESGEEFSAGFNLQSHHRRACKRETASSSNPNAEDPLPEYVFDPQMCIHPENHFFKAKLYRTRPNELHIPGNAIQEFSLTLPEKITLICCQPCQRKDIPMNELGDYHHNLTPIRIKYQEVTGRVCRWQDHRIYIKGWASFCRRNKIERNDTCFCEVISGEDQVVKTLRVHVARRR, from the exons ATGAGTACTGGTGCCCAGAGATACCCTGATTTCTTCAAAGTCTTCCTCCCAGAGAGGCACTCTGAGAGAATG TTACAAGGAAGGATCCCTGAGGATGTGATCCTGAGAAATGCTAGTGGGAGAGTGTGGCATGTCAAAACACGATATGTTGGagagaaattatattttgatgatGGGTGGAGGGCTTTCCATCAAGAAAACTGCTTAGGCCAAGCAGACTTTCTTGTCTTCAAGCTTGAACGGAGAAATGAGTTCGTGGTACTAATCCTTCAATTATCAACACAGTGTCAAAAGCCTTTGGTAAAGATGGAGGAGGAGCAAGCAGCAACACAACTAGTTGAGGAGCCAGACAGCTCTtccgatgatgatgatgaagagagTGGAGAAGAATTCAGTGCTGGATTCAATCTTCAAAGTCATCATAGAAGAGCTTGCAAAA GGGAGACTGCATCAAGTTCCAACCCCAATGCTGAAGATCCTCTTCCAGAATATGTATTTGATCCACAAATGTGTATTCATCCGgagaatcatttttttaaagcaaagcTCTACAGAACTAGACCCAACGAATTG CATATTCCAGGAAATGCCATTCAAGAATTTTCCCTTACTCTTCCTGAAAAGATCACCCTTATATGTTGTCAACCCTGCCAGCGCAAG GATATTCCAATGAATGAATTGGGAGACTATCATCATAATTTGACACCCATCCGCATAAAGTATCAGGAAGTGACAGGAAGAGTGTGTAGGTGGCAAGATCATAGAATATATATCAAGGGTTGGGCAAGCTTTTGTAGAAGgaataaaattgaaagaaatgataCATGCTTCTGTGAAGTTATATCAGGGGAAGACCAAGTAGTAAAAACACTACGGGTGCATGTTGCTAGGCGGAGATGA
- the LOC100804191 gene encoding uncharacterized protein — MWRSRIWSGTRSCRPTRTRARAGTCSRSRRKTLCSAKKSLDALAALSTSPSSTTSKISSPIPIKIDETRASNLPSSNPSPLLEFQMS; from the exons ATGTGGAGATCGAGGATATGGAGTGGAACGAGGAGTTGCAGGCCTACACGTACCCGTGCCCGTGCGGGGACCTGTTCCAGATCACGAAGGAAGACCTTATGCTCGGCGAAGAAATCGCTCGATGCCCTAGCTGCTCTCTCTACATCACCGTCATCTACAACCTCGAAGATTTCCTCGCCGATTCCGATCAAAATCGACGAAACAAGGGCCTCCAACCTTCCAAGCAGCAACCCCTCACCGTTGCTTGAATTTCAG ATGTCCTGA
- the LOC100813285 gene encoding B3 domain-containing transcription factor VRN1 isoform X1: MPHPSFHKLLLPSTVQPNQQLRLPDNFMRKYGGELLPIVTLSVPDGSVWRVGLKKADNKYWFLDGWKEFVKHYSISIGYLLVFKYEGKSSFSVHIFNLATSEINYQSATRSSNEGLHFTNRLKLFEEIEDEDSIEISDSSPSHLAPSSLQNQALTGSVDKMMPGKSYTPPALQNLFNGSKLNSINWGEGGNAHSSRIANSLDNRLTRDIGLQFNAVEFKRSTEELKLRASMEERMKKTTRKKRKSVCASADGQDPSAEHEEEVEMRLRFYESASARKRTVTAEERERAINAAKAFEPPNPFCRVVLRPSYLYRGCIMYLPSCFAEKHLNGVSGFIKLQISNGRQWPVRCLYRGGRAKLSQGWFEFSLENNLGEGDVCVFELLRMKEVVLQVTVFRVIEDVGLLSPPLQQNQNMSSAKMLNTPLQQHLTSTKMVRNQQQVHS, from the exons ATGCCGCACCCTTCTTTCCACAAGCTTCTTCTACCCTCCACTGTCCAACCCAACCAACAACTG AGGCTTCCAGATAATTTTATGAGGAAATATGGGGGTGAACTATTGCCAATTGTTACCCTCTCTGTTCCTGATGGTAGTGTCTGGCGTGTAGGATTGAAAAAGGCAGACAACAAGTATTGGTTCCTTGATGGTTGGAAAGAGTTTGTTAAACACTATTCAATTAGCATTGGATACTTGTTGGTATTCAAATACGAAGGAAAGTCATCTTTCAGTgtccatatttttaatttggctACCTCTGAGATAAACTATCAATCAGCCACGCGAAGCAGTAATGAAGGGCTTCACTTCACAAATCGTCTTAAATTATTTGAAGAAATAGAAGATGAAGATTCCATTGAAATCTCGGATTCATCACCTTCCCACCTTGCTCCCAGTTCATTGCAAAATCAAGCTCTTACTGGATCAGTAGATAAAATGATGCCTGGGAAGAGTTATACACCTCCAGCATTGCAGAATCTGTTCAATGGATCTAAACTTAATAGCATAAACTGGGGAGAGGGTGGTAATGCCCATTCTTCAAGAATTGCCAATTCACTAGATAATCGATTGACCAGAGACATAGGACTTCAGTTTAATGCAGTCGAGTTTAAAAGATCTACTGAAGAATTGAAATTGCGTGCTTCCATGGAGGAAAGGATGAAAAAAACTACAAGAAAGAAGCGAAAATCAG TTTGTGCAAGTGCAGATGGCCAAGATCCCTCTGCTGAACATGAAGAGGAGGTAGAAATGCGCTTGAGATTTTATGAAAGTGCTTCTGCAAGAAAAAGAACTGTAACAgcagaagaaagagagagggcCATCAATGCAGCAAAAGCATTTGAACCACCTAATCCTTTCTGTCGGGTTGTCCTGCGGCCATCCTATTTATATAGGGGATGCATAATG TATCTGCCATCCTGCTTTGCAGAAAAGCATTTGAATGGAGTTTCAGGGtttattaaacttcagatctcTAATGGGAGACAGTGGCCTGTTCGCTGCCTCTATAGAGGAGGTAGAGCCAAGTTAAGCCAGGGGTGGTTTGAATTTTCATTAGAGAACAATTTAGGGGAAGGTGATGTCTGTGTGTTTGAGCTGCTTAGAATGAAAGAAGTAGTGCTGCAAGTTACTGTCTTTCGTGTTATTGAGGATGTGGGATTGTTGAGCCCTCCTTTGCAGCAGAACCAAAACATGAGCTCGGCTAAAATGCTGAACACTCCCTTGCAGCAACACCTCACTTCGACTAAAATGGTTAGAAATCAGCAGCAGGTTCATTCCTGA
- the LOC100810594 gene encoding B3 domain-containing protein REM20 isoform X1, producing MSTGAQRYPDFFKVFLPERHSERMLIPNAFVRLPQLQGRIPEDVILRNASGRVWHVKTRYVGEKLYFDDGWRAFHQENCLGQADFLVFKLERRNEFVVLILQLSTQCQKPLVKMEEEQAATQLVEEPDSSSDDDDEESGEEFSAGFNLQSHHRRACKRETASSSNPNAEDPLPEYVFDPQMCIHPENHFFKAKLYRTRPNELHIPGNAIQEFSLTLPEKITLICCQPCQRKDIPMNELGDYHHNLTPIRIKYQEVTGRVCRWQDHRIYIKGWASFCRRNKIERNDTCFCEVISGEDQVVKTLRVHVARRR from the exons ATGAGTACTGGTGCCCAGAGATACCCTGATTTCTTCAAAGTCTTCCTCCCAGAGAGGCACTCTGAGAGAATG CTTATACCAAATGCTTTTGTGAGGTTGCCACAGTTACAAGGAAGGATCCCTGAGGATGTGATCCTGAGAAATGCTAGTGGGAGAGTGTGGCATGTCAAAACACGATATGTTGGagagaaattatattttgatgatGGGTGGAGGGCTTTCCATCAAGAAAACTGCTTAGGCCAAGCAGACTTTCTTGTCTTCAAGCTTGAACGGAGAAATGAGTTCGTGGTACTAATCCTTCAATTATCAACACAGTGTCAAAAGCCTTTGGTAAAGATGGAGGAGGAGCAAGCAGCAACACAACTAGTTGAGGAGCCAGACAGCTCTtccgatgatgatgatgaagagagTGGAGAAGAATTCAGTGCTGGATTCAATCTTCAAAGTCATCATAGAAGAGCTTGCAAAA GGGAGACTGCATCAAGTTCCAACCCCAATGCTGAAGATCCTCTTCCAGAATATGTATTTGATCCACAAATGTGTATTCATCCGgagaatcatttttttaaagcaaagcTCTACAGAACTAGACCCAACGAATTG CATATTCCAGGAAATGCCATTCAAGAATTTTCCCTTACTCTTCCTGAAAAGATCACCCTTATATGTTGTCAACCCTGCCAGCGCAAG GATATTCCAATGAATGAATTGGGAGACTATCATCATAATTTGACACCCATCCGCATAAAGTATCAGGAAGTGACAGGAAGAGTGTGTAGGTGGCAAGATCATAGAATATATATCAAGGGTTGGGCAAGCTTTTGTAGAAGgaataaaattgaaagaaatgataCATGCTTCTGTGAAGTTATATCAGGGGAAGACCAAGTAGTAAAAACACTACGGGTGCATGTTGCTAGGCGGAGATGA
- the LOC100813285 gene encoding B3 domain-containing transcription factor VRN1 isoform X2, with protein sequence MPHPSFHKLLLPSTVQPNQQLRLPDNFMRKYGGELLPIVTLSVPDGSVWRVGLKKADNKYWFLDGWKEFVKHYSISIGYLLVFKYEGKSSFSVHIFNLATSEINYQSATRSSNEGLHFTNRLKLFEEIEDEDSIEISDSSPSHLAPSSLQNQALTGSVDKMMPGKSYTPPALQNLFNGSKLNSINWGEGGNAHSSRIANSLDNRLTRDIGLQFNAVEFKRSTEELKLRASMEERMKKTTRKKRKSDGQDPSAEHEEEVEMRLRFYESASARKRTVTAEERERAINAAKAFEPPNPFCRVVLRPSYLYRGCIMYLPSCFAEKHLNGVSGFIKLQISNGRQWPVRCLYRGGRAKLSQGWFEFSLENNLGEGDVCVFELLRMKEVVLQVTVFRVIEDVGLLSPPLQQNQNMSSAKMLNTPLQQHLTSTKMVRNQQQVHS encoded by the exons ATGCCGCACCCTTCTTTCCACAAGCTTCTTCTACCCTCCACTGTCCAACCCAACCAACAACTG AGGCTTCCAGATAATTTTATGAGGAAATATGGGGGTGAACTATTGCCAATTGTTACCCTCTCTGTTCCTGATGGTAGTGTCTGGCGTGTAGGATTGAAAAAGGCAGACAACAAGTATTGGTTCCTTGATGGTTGGAAAGAGTTTGTTAAACACTATTCAATTAGCATTGGATACTTGTTGGTATTCAAATACGAAGGAAAGTCATCTTTCAGTgtccatatttttaatttggctACCTCTGAGATAAACTATCAATCAGCCACGCGAAGCAGTAATGAAGGGCTTCACTTCACAAATCGTCTTAAATTATTTGAAGAAATAGAAGATGAAGATTCCATTGAAATCTCGGATTCATCACCTTCCCACCTTGCTCCCAGTTCATTGCAAAATCAAGCTCTTACTGGATCAGTAGATAAAATGATGCCTGGGAAGAGTTATACACCTCCAGCATTGCAGAATCTGTTCAATGGATCTAAACTTAATAGCATAAACTGGGGAGAGGGTGGTAATGCCCATTCTTCAAGAATTGCCAATTCACTAGATAATCGATTGACCAGAGACATAGGACTTCAGTTTAATGCAGTCGAGTTTAAAAGATCTACTGAAGAATTGAAATTGCGTGCTTCCATGGAGGAAAGGATGAAAAAAACTACAAGAAAGAAGCGAAAATCAG ATGGCCAAGATCCCTCTGCTGAACATGAAGAGGAGGTAGAAATGCGCTTGAGATTTTATGAAAGTGCTTCTGCAAGAAAAAGAACTGTAACAgcagaagaaagagagagggcCATCAATGCAGCAAAAGCATTTGAACCACCTAATCCTTTCTGTCGGGTTGTCCTGCGGCCATCCTATTTATATAGGGGATGCATAATG TATCTGCCATCCTGCTTTGCAGAAAAGCATTTGAATGGAGTTTCAGGGtttattaaacttcagatctcTAATGGGAGACAGTGGCCTGTTCGCTGCCTCTATAGAGGAGGTAGAGCCAAGTTAAGCCAGGGGTGGTTTGAATTTTCATTAGAGAACAATTTAGGGGAAGGTGATGTCTGTGTGTTTGAGCTGCTTAGAATGAAAGAAGTAGTGCTGCAAGTTACTGTCTTTCGTGTTATTGAGGATGTGGGATTGTTGAGCCCTCCTTTGCAGCAGAACCAAAACATGAGCTCGGCTAAAATGCTGAACACTCCCTTGCAGCAACACCTCACTTCGACTAAAATGGTTAGAAATCAGCAGCAGGTTCATTCCTGA